The nucleotide sequence CGGCGGTGTACGACACCATCGTTCGCATGGCGCAGGACTTCTCCATGCGTTACCCGCTGATCGACGGCCAGGGCAACTTCGGCTCCATCGACGGTGACTCGGCGGCGGCCATGCGTTACACCGAGGTGCGGATGAACCGGCTGGCGCACGAACTGCTGGCCGACATCGACAAGGAGACGGTCGATTTCGGACCCAACTACGACGATTCGCTGCAGGAACCGCTGGTTCTGCCCTGCCGTTTTCCCAACCTGCTGGTCAACGGCTCGGAGGGGATCGCCGTCGGCATGGCGACCAAGATTCCGCCGCACAACCTGGGCGAGGTGATCGACGGCCTGATCGCCGTGATCGACGACCCGAAGATCTCCTTCGACGAGCTGGTGGCAAAGATTCCCGGACCCGACTTTCCCACCGGCGGCTTCATTCTCGGCCGTGACGGCATCCGCGAGGCCTACCGCACCGGGCGCGGCATCGTGCAGATGCGGGCGCGGGCGATGGTGGAGAAGGACCGCCGCACCGGCCGGGAGAGCATCGTCATCACCGAAATCCCCTTCCAGGTCAACAAGGCCAGGCTGATCGAGAAGATCGCCGATCTGGTCAAGGAGAAGAAGATCGAGGGGATCAACGATCTGCGGGACGAATCGGACCGCGACGGCATGCGCATCGTCATCGAGCTGAAAAAGGACACCATTCCGCAGGTGATTCTCAACCAGCTCTACAAGATGACGGCGATGCAGTCGAGCTTCGGCATCATCATGCTGGCGATCGTCAACGGCCAGCCGCGGGTGCTTACCCTGCGCGAGGTGCTTGACAAGTTCATCGAGCACCGCAAGGAGATCGTCACCCGGCGCTGCATCTTCGAGCTGAAGAAGGCCGAGGCCCGGGCCCACATTCTCGAAGGTCTGAAGGTCGCCCTGGATAATCTGGACGAGGTGATCACCATCATCAAGGGCAGCGCCAGCCCGGCCGAGGCGAAGGAGAAGCTGATGGCCCGCTTCAAGTTCTCGGAGAAGCAGGCCCAGGCGATTCTCGACATGCGCCTGCACCGGCTGACCGGCCTGGAGCGGGACAAGATCATGGCCGAGTACCGCGACGTTCTGGCCCTGATCCAGCGGCTGAAGGAGATCCTCGCCTCCGAGGTAGAGATTCTCAAGATCATCAAGCAGGAGCTGGAGGAGATCCGCGATCGCTACGGCGACGACCGGCGTACCGAAATCGTCGAAAAATCGGGTGAGTTCTCCCTCGAGGATCTGATCGTCGAGGAAGACATGGTGGTGACGGTGTCACACGGCGGCTACATCAAGCGCAACGCCGTCTCCCTCTACCGGGCGCAGCGGCGCGGCGGCAAGGGCAAGACCGGCATGCGGCCCAAGGACGAGGACTTCGTCGAGAACATCTTCATCGCCTCGACCCATTCCTACATCCTGGTCTTCACCGACCGGGGCAAGGTCTACTGGTTGAAGGTACACGAGATTCCGCAGGGTGGCCGCGCTTCGCGCGGCAAGGCGATCGTCAACCTGATCCGCTGCGAGCCGGGAGAAAAGGTGAAGACCATCCTGCCGGTCAAGGCCTTCGAAGAAGGCAGGTACATCATCACCGCCACCGCCAACGGTATCATCAAGAAGACCGACCTGATGGCCTATTCGCATCCCCGCGCCGGCGGCATCATCGCCCTGACCATCGACGAGGACGACAGCCTGATCGCCGCCCGGCTGACTGACGGCGGCATGGACATCATCCTCGCCAGCCGCCAGGGCAAGTCGATCCGCTTTCCGGAGAGCGACGTGCGCCCCATGGGCCGCACCGCACGGGGCGTGCGCGGCAT is from Geothermobacter ehrlichii and encodes:
- the gyrA gene encoding DNA gyrase subunit A, encoding MLSEQNRVTVNIEDEMRKSYMDYAMSVIIGRALPDVRDGLKPVHRRVLFAMHELGNDYNKPYKKSARVVGDVIGKYHPHGDSAVYDTIVRMAQDFSMRYPLIDGQGNFGSIDGDSAAAMRYTEVRMNRLAHELLADIDKETVDFGPNYDDSLQEPLVLPCRFPNLLVNGSEGIAVGMATKIPPHNLGEVIDGLIAVIDDPKISFDELVAKIPGPDFPTGGFILGRDGIREAYRTGRGIVQMRARAMVEKDRRTGRESIVITEIPFQVNKARLIEKIADLVKEKKIEGINDLRDESDRDGMRIVIELKKDTIPQVILNQLYKMTAMQSSFGIIMLAIVNGQPRVLTLREVLDKFIEHRKEIVTRRCIFELKKAEARAHILEGLKVALDNLDEVITIIKGSASPAEAKEKLMARFKFSEKQAQAILDMRLHRLTGLERDKIMAEYRDVLALIQRLKEILASEVEILKIIKQELEEIRDRYGDDRRTEIVEKSGEFSLEDLIVEEDMVVTVSHGGYIKRNAVSLYRAQRRGGKGKTGMRPKDEDFVENIFIASTHSYILVFTDRGKVYWLKVHEIPQGGRASRGKAIVNLIRCEPGEKVKTILPVKAFEEGRYIITATANGIIKKTDLMAYSHPRAGGIIALTIDEDDSLIAARLTDGGMDIILASRQGKSIRFPESDVRPMGRTARGVRGMNLEKGDQVIGMETVTDATSSDLVTVTVNGYGKRTALAEYRLQSRGGKGIITIKTSERNGEVIDIKLVDAESDLMLITDRGKLLRTRVSDFRQIGRNTQGVRVMVLEEGERIVAVARLAEKDEEDEGTVAAEAAPEAAEGGEEATEE